The following are encoded together in the Myxococcus virescens genome:
- a CDS encoding CheR family methyltransferase: protein MNWGPWSHPGYAAVLALVEERAGLVPPSCPASAEEGIARAMERAGLKDFDAYRVRLAEDPSALDDLLIELTVGETYFFRTPEHFEHVRSVVLPELRERHGPGHTARMWSAACSSGEEPYSIAALLLGEGWDEHMTVYATDVSRGALGRARQAHYGDWSLRGGWADRMRAHLRAEGRRYVLSPEVRKHVRFSYLNLALDTWPSADSGIWKLDVIFCRNVLIYFNRPTIEAVARRLHDALDEGGYLFTGPSDPPLGGLAPLESILTEWGVLYRRPLPGATLSLPVPAAWSPSSTGIPGTASLDTTTTGLSSGSESSTGTALPGASAPGRPGGSAARTTAPAWSPPGAGGTSSQAEGTRVAGQPQAGAGTVLGNTAGTGAPASRSVTLPGAETPTHAPSAAAMHAARQALARGHWREAAQHLGALDSDADTAAMAVRALANLDAAAAVYACTEAAARHPLVAGLRYLESLLLLGQGRAADAERAVRQALYLEPTLIVAWLILGRVLRRHGDTSGALKAWREAEQLCNALPPDAPVPHADGESASRLAEVARGERSRMEAAQAAGEELS, encoded by the coding sequence GTGAATTGGGGCCCCTGGAGCCACCCGGGTTATGCGGCCGTGCTCGCGCTCGTGGAAGAGCGCGCCGGGCTGGTGCCGCCCAGCTGCCCCGCATCCGCCGAGGAAGGCATCGCCCGCGCCATGGAGCGGGCCGGGCTGAAGGACTTCGACGCCTACCGCGTGCGGCTCGCGGAAGACCCCTCCGCGCTGGATGACCTGCTCATCGAGCTCACCGTCGGGGAGACGTATTTTTTCCGCACGCCCGAGCACTTCGAACACGTGCGGAGCGTCGTGCTCCCGGAGCTGCGCGAGCGCCACGGCCCGGGCCACACCGCGCGGATGTGGAGCGCCGCGTGTTCGTCCGGCGAGGAGCCCTACTCCATCGCCGCGCTGCTGCTGGGCGAAGGCTGGGACGAGCACATGACCGTGTACGCCACGGACGTGTCGCGCGGCGCGCTCGGCCGGGCCCGGCAGGCCCACTACGGCGACTGGTCCCTCCGCGGCGGCTGGGCGGACCGGATGCGCGCCCACCTGCGCGCCGAGGGACGACGGTACGTGCTGTCACCCGAGGTGCGGAAGCACGTGCGCTTCAGCTACCTCAACCTCGCGCTCGACACCTGGCCGTCGGCGGACAGCGGCATCTGGAAGCTGGACGTCATCTTCTGCCGCAACGTCCTCATCTACTTCAACCGGCCCACCATCGAAGCCGTCGCGCGCCGGCTCCATGACGCGCTGGATGAGGGCGGCTACCTCTTCACCGGCCCTTCGGACCCGCCGCTCGGCGGGCTGGCGCCGCTGGAGTCCATCCTCACCGAATGGGGCGTGCTGTACCGCCGGCCCCTGCCCGGAGCCACCCTCTCCCTGCCCGTCCCGGCCGCCTGGAGCCCGTCCTCCACCGGCATACCCGGAACCGCGTCCCTGGACACCACCACGACGGGCCTGTCCTCCGGCTCCGAATCCTCCACGGGGACCGCGCTCCCGGGTGCATCCGCTCCGGGCCGTCCAGGCGGCTCCGCGGCCAGAACGACGGCCCCTGCCTGGAGTCCCCCCGGAGCGGGCGGGACCTCCTCCCAGGCGGAAGGAACGCGCGTGGCGGGCCAGCCCCAGGCCGGCGCGGGGACCGTCCTCGGGAACACAGCGGGCACCGGTGCCCCCGCCTCGCGGAGCGTCACCCTCCCCGGGGCCGAGACACCGACGCACGCCCCCAGCGCGGCGGCCATGCACGCGGCACGGCAGGCCCTGGCGCGGGGCCACTGGCGCGAAGCGGCCCAGCACCTAGGGGCCTTGGACTCAGACGCGGACACCGCCGCCATGGCGGTGCGCGCGCTGGCGAACCTGGACGCCGCCGCCGCCGTCTACGCCTGCACCGAAGCAGCCGCCCGGCATCCCTTGGTGGCGGGGCTGCGCTACCTGGAGTCCCTGCTGCTGCTGGGCCAGGGGCGCGCGGCGGACGCGGAGCGCGCTGTCCGGCAGGCGCTGTACCTGGAGCCCACACTCATCGTGGCGTGGCTCATCCTCGGGCGCGTGCTACGCAGGCACGGCGACACGTCCGGTGCCCTGAAGGCCTGGCGCGAGGCGGAGCAACTGTGCAACGCCCTGCCTCCGGACGCGCCCGTGCCTCACGCGGACGGCGAGAGCGCCAGCAGGCTGGCCGAGGTGGCGCGTGGGGAGCGGTCACGCATGGAGGCAGCCCAGGCTGCCGGTGAGGAGCTGAGCTGA
- a CDS encoding methyl-accepting chemotaxis protein yields MSIGNRIALGFGLSLLMLLIVAGVSFQGANQLTTSTAGLLTAHENFRIIREVRALLMDAESGQRGFILTGDESYLVPYREATVALQNDLSRLRDTMANHPHQRARLNRLEPIVTQRVNRLEDGIRLRSQEGLEAGAKFVQAGQGREVMLQVKQVIDEMLVAEQERWDEHATAARDMAQRILWVLGIGTLLGVLIVGGGSYIITRGITTPLRALMVGAEQLGRGKLEHRIDVKGQDETAQLARAFNDMAEKRQQNEVQLEKESEQREHTLRTVAEFVNQLAGASAEILSSTTEQVAGAQEQGSAVTETVSTIEEITKTSEEAAGRARAVSDSARHAEDVGRSGRRAVEEAVGAMGAVREQVESIASRILALAEQAQAIGDIITTVNDISEQTHMLALNASIEASRAGEHGRGFAVVASEVKALADQSKKATGQVRQILGQIQKATHGAVMTTEEGTKSVATATRVVSEAGANIQTLSDLLAQASLTAAQIAASANQQATGIGQIRQAMHDVNQATQQALISSRQTERAMQDLNGMGQKLKGLLGEYGR; encoded by the coding sequence ATGAGCATCGGGAACCGCATCGCACTCGGATTCGGACTGTCGCTACTGATGTTGCTCATCGTGGCGGGTGTGTCCTTCCAGGGCGCCAATCAGCTCACGACGAGCACGGCGGGCCTGCTGACAGCCCATGAGAACTTCCGCATCATCCGCGAGGTCCGCGCGCTGCTGATGGACGCCGAGTCCGGCCAGCGCGGCTTCATCCTCACGGGGGATGAGTCCTACCTGGTGCCCTATCGGGAAGCGACGGTGGCGCTCCAGAATGACCTGTCCCGCCTGCGCGACACCATGGCGAACCACCCCCACCAGCGGGCGCGCCTGAACCGGCTGGAGCCCATCGTCACCCAGCGGGTGAACCGACTGGAGGACGGCATCCGCCTGCGCAGCCAGGAGGGCCTGGAAGCCGGAGCGAAGTTCGTCCAGGCCGGCCAGGGCCGGGAGGTCATGCTCCAGGTCAAGCAGGTCATCGACGAGATGCTGGTGGCGGAGCAGGAGCGCTGGGACGAGCACGCCACCGCCGCCCGGGACATGGCCCAGCGCATCCTCTGGGTGCTGGGCATCGGCACGCTGCTGGGCGTGCTCATCGTCGGCGGAGGCAGCTACATCATCACCCGCGGCATCACCACGCCGCTGCGCGCGCTCATGGTGGGCGCCGAGCAACTGGGGCGCGGAAAGCTGGAGCACCGCATCGACGTGAAGGGCCAGGACGAGACGGCCCAACTGGCGCGCGCGTTCAACGACATGGCGGAGAAGCGCCAGCAGAACGAGGTCCAGTTGGAGAAGGAGTCCGAGCAGCGCGAGCACACGCTCCGCACCGTGGCGGAGTTCGTCAACCAGCTCGCCGGCGCCAGCGCGGAAATCCTCTCCAGCACCACCGAGCAGGTGGCCGGCGCCCAGGAGCAGGGCAGCGCGGTGACGGAGACGGTGAGCACCATCGAGGAAATCACCAAGACGTCCGAGGAGGCCGCGGGCCGCGCCCGCGCGGTGAGCGACTCCGCCCGCCACGCCGAGGACGTGGGCCGCAGCGGCCGGCGCGCCGTGGAAGAGGCCGTGGGCGCCATGGGCGCGGTGCGTGAACAGGTGGAGTCCATCGCCTCGCGCATCCTCGCCCTGGCCGAGCAGGCCCAGGCCATTGGCGACATCATCACCACCGTCAACGACATCTCCGAGCAGACGCACATGCTGGCGCTCAATGCCTCCATCGAAGCCAGCCGCGCCGGCGAGCACGGCCGCGGCTTCGCGGTGGTGGCCTCCGAGGTGAAGGCCCTGGCGGACCAGTCCAAGAAGGCCACCGGCCAGGTGCGCCAGATTCTGGGGCAAATCCAGAAGGCCACCCACGGCGCGGTGATGACCACCGAGGAAGGCACCAAGAGCGTGGCCACCGCCACCCGCGTGGTGTCCGAGGCGGGCGCCAACATCCAGACGCTGTCGGACCTGCTGGCCCAGGCCTCGTTGACGGCGGCGCAGATTGCCGCCTCCGCCAACCAGCAGGCCACCGGCATCGGCCAGATTCGTCAGGCCATGCATGACGTGAATCAGGCCACGCAGCAGGCCCTCATCTCGTCGCGGCAGACCGAGCGCGCCATGCAGGACCTCAACGGCATGGGCCAGAAGCTCAAGGGGCTGCTCGGAGAGTACGGGCGCTGA
- a CDS encoding hybrid sensor histidine kinase/response regulator, whose product MDRDRLAQALLATFLEELEGHVVSLNRELLALERETVPARMAELVASLLRTLHSVKGAARAASATRVETACHRMEELLEQVRDAGAGTPDVYELCFTTVDALDDAGRRLAAREDLAGSPLESLLPQLERAVGRRAGAPAPTRAEPPPPPPPMLTDAVPAPASVEPHPSGGASPGAEALPVRVSAQKLDALLARSGELRVATLRLEGRADALESVREALAQAREAVLGTPGEQALLRAETELARVALELAADRRTLGGVATGLDDEVRRARTLSFEEGCEGLERAARDVARSLGRQVRLEIHGGALELDRSLLQGLREPLLHLVRNAVAHGLESPEERQRLDKPAEGRLLLTARLKGSRVEVTVDDDGRGLDLGALREQARARGLRVPDSDEEAARLVFLAGLSTATKVTQVAGRGVGLDVVRMHVEGLRGSVEVTTRPGQGTRFILDVPLTLSTLRVLLVSAGGQTLALASESVARLVRLAPDEVRDVEGRPAWASGDALVPLASLAEVLGLPPGPPRARRGAVVLAAGSARAVVVVDEVLAEQEALVRSLGHRVRRARHVSAAAVLPDGRLSLLLNPVSLVRAAGGRPAASLFPAPAAQRTRRRVVLADDSPTTRALEQSILESAGYEVVACVDGADAWERLQSGGADALVLDVEMPRMDGFALTEAVRASPRFSRLPVVLVTARGKPEDKARGLQAGASAYLVKSAFDPTSLLETLRRLL is encoded by the coding sequence ATGGACCGCGACCGGTTGGCCCAAGCGCTGCTGGCCACGTTCCTCGAGGAGCTCGAGGGCCACGTCGTCTCGCTCAACCGCGAGCTGCTGGCCCTGGAGCGAGAGACCGTGCCCGCGCGCATGGCGGAGCTCGTGGCGTCCCTGCTGCGCACGCTGCACAGCGTGAAGGGCGCGGCGCGCGCGGCCAGCGCCACGCGGGTGGAGACGGCCTGCCACCGCATGGAGGAGCTGCTGGAGCAGGTGCGGGACGCGGGCGCCGGCACGCCCGACGTGTACGAGCTGTGCTTCACCACCGTGGACGCGCTCGACGACGCGGGCCGGCGCCTGGCCGCGCGGGAGGACCTGGCGGGCTCGCCCCTGGAGAGCCTGCTGCCCCAGTTGGAGCGCGCCGTCGGACGCCGGGCTGGCGCGCCCGCCCCCACGCGCGCCGAGCCGCCACCGCCGCCTCCGCCCATGCTGACGGACGCGGTGCCCGCCCCGGCCAGCGTGGAGCCGCATCCAAGCGGCGGCGCGTCCCCCGGAGCCGAAGCGCTGCCCGTGCGCGTCTCCGCGCAGAAGCTGGACGCGCTGCTGGCACGCAGCGGTGAGCTGCGCGTGGCGACGCTCCGGCTGGAAGGCCGCGCGGACGCGCTGGAGTCGGTGCGCGAGGCGCTGGCGCAGGCCCGCGAGGCGGTGCTCGGCACGCCCGGCGAACAGGCGCTGCTGCGCGCGGAGACGGAGCTGGCGCGGGTGGCACTGGAGCTGGCGGCGGACCGCCGGACGCTGGGCGGCGTGGCCACGGGCCTGGACGACGAGGTCCGCCGCGCGCGCACCCTGTCCTTCGAGGAAGGCTGCGAGGGCCTGGAGCGCGCCGCGCGCGACGTGGCGCGCAGCCTGGGCCGGCAGGTGCGGCTGGAGATTCATGGGGGCGCGTTGGAGCTGGACCGCTCGCTGCTACAGGGGCTGCGCGAGCCGCTGCTGCACCTGGTGCGCAACGCGGTGGCCCACGGCCTGGAGAGCCCCGAGGAACGCCAGCGACTGGACAAGCCCGCCGAGGGACGCCTTCTCCTCACCGCGCGCCTCAAGGGCAGCCGCGTCGAGGTGACGGTGGATGACGACGGGCGCGGCCTGGACCTGGGGGCACTGCGGGAGCAGGCGCGCGCCCGGGGCCTGCGGGTGCCTGACAGTGACGAGGAGGCCGCGCGGCTGGTGTTCCTGGCCGGCCTGTCCACCGCGACGAAGGTGACCCAGGTGGCTGGCCGTGGCGTGGGCCTGGACGTGGTGCGCATGCACGTGGAGGGGTTGCGCGGCAGCGTGGAGGTGACGACCCGGCCAGGCCAGGGCACCCGCTTCATCCTGGACGTCCCCCTCACGCTGAGCACGCTGCGGGTGCTGCTGGTATCGGCGGGCGGGCAGACGCTGGCGCTGGCCAGTGAGAGCGTGGCGCGGCTGGTGCGCCTGGCGCCCGACGAGGTGCGCGACGTGGAGGGCCGCCCCGCGTGGGCCTCCGGTGACGCGCTGGTGCCGTTGGCCTCGCTGGCGGAGGTGCTGGGGCTGCCGCCCGGCCCGCCTCGCGCGCGGCGGGGCGCGGTGGTGCTGGCCGCGGGCAGCGCGCGCGCCGTGGTGGTGGTGGATGAAGTACTCGCCGAACAGGAGGCGCTGGTGCGCTCCCTGGGCCACCGCGTGCGCCGGGCCCGGCACGTGTCCGCGGCGGCGGTGCTGCCGGACGGACGGCTGTCGCTTCTGCTCAACCCCGTGTCCCTGGTCCGCGCGGCGGGTGGCCGCCCGGCGGCCTCGCTCTTCCCCGCCCCCGCCGCCCAGCGGACGCGGCGGCGGGTGGTGCTGGCGGACGACTCGCCCACCACGCGCGCGCTGGAGCAGAGCATCCTGGAGAGCGCGGGCTATGAAGTGGTGGCCTGCGTGGACGGCGCGGACGCCTGGGAGCGGCTCCAGTCGGGCGGCGCGGACGCGCTGGTGCTGGACGTGGAGATGCCGCGCATGGACGGCTTCGCCCTCACCGAGGCGGTGCGGGCCTCGCCGCGCTTCTCCCGGTTGCCGGTGGTGCTCGTCACCGCCCGTGGCAAGCCAGAGGACAAGGCGCGCGGCCTGCAAGCCGGCGCGAGTGCCTATCTGGTGAAGAGTGCGTTCGACCCGACGAGCCTGCTGGAGACGCTGAGACGACTGCTATGA
- a CDS encoding chemotaxis protein CheW, whose protein sequence is MTPAPTEVLLFTLNGQRYGLPAPDVRELVRAARLTPLPRAPAVVEGLLDLRGELLPVLDLRLRFRHPPRPLSPMDHFIVASAGDRCVVLRVDRAEGLRVLTPDEWDATPRQLPGVGYVAGAVKLKDGLVLVHDLRTFLSEAEALELEAALAAPQEPEPA, encoded by the coding sequence ATGACCCCCGCACCCACGGAGGTGCTGCTGTTCACCCTGAACGGCCAGCGCTACGGACTGCCCGCCCCCGATGTGCGCGAGCTGGTACGCGCGGCGCGCCTGACGCCGCTCCCTCGCGCGCCCGCCGTGGTGGAGGGCCTGCTGGACCTTCGGGGAGAGCTGTTGCCGGTGCTGGACCTGCGCCTGCGCTTCCGCCACCCGCCCCGCCCGCTGTCCCCCATGGACCACTTCATCGTGGCCTCCGCGGGCGACCGCTGCGTCGTGCTGCGCGTGGACCGGGCCGAGGGCCTGCGCGTCCTCACACCGGATGAGTGGGACGCCACGCCGCGCCAGCTTCCGGGCGTGGGCTATGTGGCGGGCGCCGTGAAGCTGAAGGACGGGCTCGTCCTGGTCCATGACCTGCGCACCTTCCTGTCCGAGGCCGAGGCCCTGGAGCTGGAGGCCGCCCTGGCCGCGCCGCAGGAGCCGGAGCCCGCGTGA
- the cheB gene encoding chemotaxis-specific protein-glutamate methyltransferase CheB: protein MKNDPLRILVAEDSPTARRLLVEIVRADPALTVVGEARDGVEAVELAQRLRPSLVTMDIQMPRMDGLEATRRIMTEVPTPVVVVSTLVERDIQTSMAALRAGALAVLQKPLGPESPDFDAESRRLRDTLKAMAEVKVVRRWPDRATPLAPVPTPPAPPVSPTRPGVVALAASTGGPAALFRLLSELPATFPVPLLVVQHIAIGFSEGLAQWLRTAGPLPVKVAEDGEPLLPGHVYLAPDDRHLGVRGEGRAEVSRAAPVNGFRPSATWMFRSVSRAYGPASLAVILTGMGQDGLEGVRELHGAGGRILAQDEQSSVVYGMPGVVVGANLAHEVVALPDLSSRLTSAFRGNGGA from the coding sequence ATGAAGAACGACCCGTTGCGCATCCTGGTGGCCGAGGACTCGCCCACCGCCCGACGCCTGCTGGTGGAAATCGTCCGCGCCGACCCCGCCCTGACGGTGGTGGGCGAGGCCAGGGACGGTGTGGAAGCAGTGGAGCTGGCCCAGCGCCTGCGGCCCAGCCTGGTGACCATGGACATCCAGATGCCGCGGATGGACGGCCTGGAGGCCACCCGCCGCATCATGACGGAGGTGCCCACGCCGGTGGTGGTGGTGTCCACCCTGGTGGAGCGCGACATCCAGACGTCCATGGCCGCGCTGCGCGCCGGCGCGCTCGCGGTGCTCCAGAAGCCCCTGGGCCCGGAGTCCCCGGACTTCGACGCGGAGAGCCGCCGCCTGCGCGACACCCTCAAGGCCATGGCCGAGGTGAAGGTGGTGCGCCGCTGGCCGGACCGCGCCACGCCCCTCGCGCCGGTGCCCACCCCGCCCGCGCCGCCCGTGTCGCCCACGCGCCCCGGCGTGGTGGCTCTGGCCGCCTCCACGGGCGGTCCGGCGGCGCTCTTCCGCCTCCTGTCCGAGCTGCCCGCCACCTTCCCCGTCCCCCTGCTGGTGGTGCAGCACATCGCCATTGGCTTCAGCGAGGGCCTGGCGCAGTGGCTGCGCACCGCGGGGCCCTTGCCCGTGAAGGTGGCGGAGGATGGCGAGCCCCTGCTCCCCGGGCATGTGTATCTGGCGCCGGATGATCGCCACCTCGGCGTGCGAGGCGAGGGCCGGGCGGAGGTCTCCCGGGCCGCGCCGGTGAATGGCTTCCGGCCGTCCGCGACGTGGATGTTCCGCTCGGTGTCCCGCGCCTACGGGCCCGCGTCGCTCGCCGTCATCCTCACCGGCATGGGCCAGGACGGACTGGAGGGCGTGCGCGAACTCCACGGCGCCGGAGGCCGCATCCTGGCCCAGGACGAGCAGTCCTCCGTCGTCTACGGCATGCCCGGCGTGGTGGTGGGCGCCAACCTGGCCCACGAAGTCGTCGCCCTGCCCGACCTGTCGAGCCGGCTCACCTCGGCTTTCCGGGGTAACGGGGGAGCCTGA
- a CDS encoding chemotaxis protein CheW codes for MPGSGGIDWEATRARLARLANLEQEQGALSPEEATALLEARARALSREPRPQVAPGTLREVVRFKAAGQRYALESRFVLEVVRAPELVTLPGAPPALRGLTLMHGEVLPVVELAPLFGRAPSDAAGPLLVVGVGRAELGVRTEEVEEVTVLAGLELLAPPTSLNDAAGHLVSAADREGTLVLEGEALLGDSRLMFDMSGEGAV; via the coding sequence ATGCCGGGTTCCGGCGGAATCGACTGGGAAGCCACACGCGCGCGGCTGGCGCGGCTGGCCAACCTGGAGCAGGAACAGGGCGCCTTGTCGCCCGAGGAGGCCACGGCGCTGCTGGAGGCCCGCGCCCGGGCACTCTCGCGCGAGCCCCGTCCCCAGGTCGCCCCTGGCACCTTGCGCGAGGTGGTCCGCTTCAAGGCCGCCGGTCAGCGCTATGCCCTGGAGTCCCGCTTCGTGCTGGAGGTGGTGCGCGCGCCGGAGTTGGTGACGCTGCCGGGCGCGCCCCCCGCGCTGCGCGGCCTCACCCTGATGCATGGCGAGGTGCTTCCCGTGGTGGAGCTGGCGCCGCTCTTCGGACGCGCGCCTTCGGATGCCGCGGGCCCGCTGCTCGTGGTGGGCGTGGGACGGGCGGAGCTGGGCGTACGCACCGAGGAAGTGGAGGAAGTCACCGTGCTGGCGGGCCTTGAGCTGCTGGCGCCGCCCACCTCCCTGAACGACGCCGCCGGACACCTCGTGTCCGCGGCCGACAGGGAAGGCACCCTGGTACTGGAGGGAGAGGCGCTCCTGGGTGACAGTCGCCTCATGTTCGATATGTCCGGCGAAGGAGCAGTATGA